The genomic window TGAGCATTCCATCCAGACGATTGAGCGATTTCACGAGCGCTTCGACACGCTCCGTGGTGGGAATGAGTTTCCCGTCGATAAACGCTTCAAGATTGGCGCGCACGATCGCGAGCTGATTGCGCATTTCGTGCACGAGCTCCGAGGTGCTGAGAGATTTGGGCGCCGGCGCTTGCGTCACGGGTTCTTCGCCATCTTATATCCCACCCCGATGACGGTCAAGATATACCGCGGATTGGATGGTTCCGGTTCCACCTTGCGGCGGAGATTCGCGATGTGGCGATCGAGAGTGCGGTCGAATATCTCGAGCTCGCCGGACTTCACCCGGTCGAGGAGCTGAGTCCGCGTAAACGTTCGCCCCGGTTGTTCCGCAAGGATCTCGAGGATGCGAAACTCCGTGGCCGTGACCTCGGCGGCGCGGCCGGCGACGCGCACTTCGTGATCCCTTGTGCTGATACGCAGCTCCCCAACCGCGATCTCCTGTTCGCGGTCATGATCCGCCGAGGCTCCCGACCGCCGCAGCACCGCCTTCACTCGCGCGGCAACTTCCCGCGGGCTGAAAGGTTTGGTGACGTAGTCGTCGGCGCCGAGCTCGAGCCCGACGACGCGATCGACTTCATCGACTCGCGATGTCAGCATGATGACCGGCACGCGAGATTCTTCTCGGATGATCTTGAAGGCATCCAGACCGCTCAGTCCAGGCATGTTGAGGTCAAGGATGATCAGATCTGGGTGCTCTGACCGGAACGCCTCAATGGCCTGCAGTCCGTCGTGGGCGTGTACGATGATGAACCCCTCGTCGGTCAAATACCGATCCAAGACCTCGACGATCTGTGCTTCGTCGTCCACCAGGAGAACTTTTTTTGGTGCGACGGTTGCGCTCATCTAATCGAAGGATTCCACGGCTGCGCCGCTCGCGCCTATCCGTCGTCCGAACCGCTGACTTCATAGCATCTTCATACGGTTGTCTTGCGCGAACGGTACGCTCTGCCTATGAATGACAAAGAGCCGCGCACAGACGAGCCGCTGCCTGCCACGGCTGCGTTCGTCGGCATTTTAGGAGGCATCATCATCGTAGGATGGCTCCTTATGTACGGACTTTTGCGGAGCCGGTGGTAGACGATGCACATCCATCGCACCGAACGGATCTGGCTCACCGCAGGCATCGTCACCCTTGTGATCTTCCTAGGGATCATCGGTGCCGCAGCGTTGACCGAGGGCATCGTTCCCGAAAATCACGTCCAGACAATCGATCCCACCAAGGTCGCGGAAACGCCGCCGTTCGACAATCCTGGCGTGCACAAGCTTCCGAACGGCGCATTCGAGGTGGACATCATCGGCCGGATCTTCTCCTTCACGCCGAACAAGATCGTTCTGCCGGTCGGAGCGAACGTCACGTTCTATGCGACGAGCCCGGACGTCGTCCACGGATTCTTCATCGCCGATACCGACATCAACATGATGCTCGTTCCCGGCTGGGTGAGCACCGCCAGTCATGTGTTCAAGAAATCGGGGTCGTACCTGCTGATGTGCAACGAGTACTGCGGCGCCGGTCATCACTTCATGTCGGCGACGATCGTGGTGCAGTGATGGTAACGATGATGCGACGGGAAAACCGGCTCGTGCTCGCACATGTCTATACGGCCACCGCAGCGCTCACACTCGGCGGGGTTTTTGGCCTGCTTCAGGCCCTCTCGCGCGCGCATTGGGCGCATGCGCCGGCATGGTTTGACTACTATCGCATGCTGACCGCGCATGGCGTTCTCATGGCGATCGTATTCACGACCTTCTTCATCTGCGGCTTTGCGATGTTCGGCGTATATCGGGCCATGCCGCGAGAGCGGTCACTCACGCTTTCCTGGATCGCGTACGGAGTGATGCTCGCCGGCACGCTCGCCGCCTTTTGGGCGATCGTCACCGGCAACGCCACGGTGTTGTACACCTTCTATGCGCCGCTGAAGGCGCACCCTGCGTTCTACATCGGCACGACCGTGCTGGTGATCGGCACCTGGCTCGTTCTTATCGACATCATCGCGAACATCATCGCGTGGCGGAAAGAGCACGTCGGGGAATTGCTCCCGCTCATCGTTCACGGCATAGCTTGCACGTTTGCGATGTGGTTCATCGCCACGATCGGCGTCGCGATCGAGATGCTCTTCATGCTCATACCTTGGTCGCTGGGCTGGACGCCGACCATCAACGTCATGCTCAGCCGGATGCTCTTCTGGTATTTCGGTCACCCTCTGGTCTACTTCTGGATCATGGGGGCATACTTGATCTGGTACAACGTCGTGCCGAAATTCTACAACGGCACGGTTTTCAGTGACGCGCTCACCCGCCTGACCTTCATACTGCTCGTGTTGCTCTCCACGCCGGTCGGCATCCATCATGAATTCACCGAGCCCGGTATTTCAGCCGGCTGGAAGTGGCTGCACACCATGACCACCTACGGCGTGATCGTTCCCTCGATCATGACCGCGTTTGCGATCTTCGCCTCCTTCGAAATCGCGGCGCGCCGCAAAGGCAGACGCGGTTTCTTCGGCACTATCGCCGCGCTGCCGTGGTCGAAACCGTGGTTCACCGGTCCCGCCTTCGGCATGCTTCTCTTCATCTTCGGCGGATTCGGCGGCGTCGTCAACGCGTCGTACAGCATGGATGAGCTGGTCCACAACACGATGTGGATCGTCGGGCACTTCCACATCACCGTCGGTGGTCCGGTGGCACTGACGTTCATCGGCGCCGCGTACTGGCTCGTGCCGCGACTGACGGGGCGCAAACTCTGGGGCGAAAAGCTCGCGCTCGCGCAGACCTACTCGTGGTTCGTCGGCATGGCGATCATGTCCACGGCAATGCATTGGGCCGGTCTTTTGGGATCCCCGCGACGCACGGCCGACGTGACGTATTTCGGCGCGGAAGCCGCGCGCCTCTGGATGCCAGAGACCATCGCGACCGCGGTGGGCGGCAGCATCCTCTTCCTCAGTATCCTCATGTTCGTCGCAGTCGCGATCGGAACGCTCTTCTCGCGCGAACGAGAGGAGATGGCGGTGGAGTTCGCGCCGGTCGACGAAGCAGCGATGCGCACGCCCGCCTCTCTCGACAAGGTCGCCACGTGGGCTGTCGTCGCAGTAGTCTTGGCCATACTCGCGTACGCCGGCCCCATGCACGAGCTGCTCTCGCAGCACATCTATGGCGCCCCCGGAATGCGGACTTGGTAGCGAGAGACCCGCACTGCGACATTTACCTCGATTCACAGAAACTTCATCGACTTTTCGCCCGTTAGAAAGGGCGGGATGCCACACTTCTCTATGGAGGTAGTCCAATCATGAAACCCGTTCACAAGACATTTCTTGCGCTGACCCTAGCGGTTGCGGCTGCCATCGGCGCCGGAACCGTTTACGCGTCGGCGCATCCCCCGATCGACATCGTCGCGTCGAACTGGAAGTTCACGCCTTCGACCGTCACCGTGCCGCTCGGCGAAGCCACCACCTTCCACTTGACGTCCAGCGGCGGCGTGCATGGGCTGAAGAGCGATGACCTCGGGATAGCCCAGACCACGATACAGCCCGGCAAATTCGTGGACGTCACGTTCACACCAAAAAAGGCCGGCACATACAAGATCCCATGTTCGGTCTTCTGCGGACCCGGCCACCCGAATATGGATCTCACGGTTGTCGTAAAATAGGAGAACGGTCATGCGTAATAGCGGTCGAGTGGCGATTCTGCTCGCGGTGGTCATGGCGGCGAGCGTTGTCGTCGAAGCGATGCGACCGACGGCAGCCATGCCGCCATTCGCGCAGTCGTATGGGATAAACTGCGAGGTCTGTCATACGGCGGTTCCCGCGCTCAACGCCTACGGCCGCTACGTGCAGCGAACCGGGTACTCGTCACTCGATGCCGCAACGATCCACCGAGCGAATCCTCTGTGGTTTGGGGAGAACGGGACGTACGACACGGCCGACGGCACGGCGCATCATAACATCCAAGCCGGCAATGCCGCGATCCACGCCGCCGGATATATCGGAGACGACTTCACATTCCATATCCACCAATGGATCTGGCAGAACAACGGGCCTGGGGGCACCGACACGCTTTGGATCACATACAACAATTTATTGCATCGCGACGGGCATCTCTTTTTGGGCAAGATCGAAGCGCCGGGACCTTCGCCGTTCAGCCAGTTCTTCGATCTCTCAGCGTTCGCGGCTCCGGAGATCACCGTCGGCGAGCACGCCTATCAAAATGACGGAAATCGATGGGGATCAAAGCTGGTCTATGTGAAGCCCACATTCGTGGCGGAAGCCGCTTATCTCGCCAACAACGGCGACTTGAATACGGCAACCGACTTTTCGAACGACACGGACAAAACATTCCAATATCGCGTTGCGCTCGCGCGGCCGGACACGCCGCTGGAAGTGGGCGTCGTCGGCAATACAGGCGTGCTCCAAGTGTCGGACGGTCGCGCTGACAACTACAACTCTCAGATGCTCTACGCCCAACTCGATCCGCAGCACAACCTTCCCGGTCTGCTTGCGATGTATCAGCAGGGTCACGACAGCCATCCAGGCGCCGGGCTGCAAGCTGCCGCGAGTTCAGCGTATGCCGCCGAGCTATATGCCCCCTTCTTCAACGGACGGACTCTGCTGTCGGCGCGAAGCGAGATGACGAACGACGGCTTGGGGACGGTCGGCCACTCGCAGGCGATCAACGCGGAGTGGATGGTGTTCCGCGATGTCAACGACCGCCAGGCTCAGGGTTTGATGCTCAACGGCCAAGCCAGTATGGCGCCCGGATCATCGCCGACCTGGCAGATGCAGCTGTGGTGGGCGACCACGGTCGGCCGCTTGCGCTAGGAGGCGGTGATGTTCAAAACGATACTCGCGGCTGTCGACGGATCGGAAGCTTCGAACGTAGCGCAGGATCTAGCGTTGCGGCTAGCCGCCGACCAGCACGCGACCGTGGTTTTCGTCCACGCAGTAGAACTGAGCAAGGTTGCGGCGTCCTTCGAGCCGTTCAGCGGTGCGAATGCTTCCTTAGCCATCGACGCGGCCTACGACGACGCGAAGGCAACGCTGCAGAGCGCGGAGGAAGCCGCCAAAGCGCTCCAAGTGCCCTGTTCGTCGAAGACGATCGAAGATGAGTGCGTCAACGCGATTCTTGATGGCGCGCGCGAGGCGCACGCCGACCTGATCGTGATCGGAACGCACGGGCGGGGAGGTGTCGTCCGCGCTGTGCTCGGCAGTGTCGCCGAAGGAGTCGCGCGAAGGGCTACGACTCCCGTTCTGATCGCGCGCGCGGGAGCGTGGCATCATCCTTAAGGGAATCTGAAGGAACCGACGACCGGCGCACACGCGACATCAGGTCGCCTTGGAGGCACGCAGCCGAACGGTATCCTATAGTACGCGCATGTCTGCGACAGACGGTCGATTTCGTCGCGGGTCGTTTTTCATGGCGGCGTTTGCGGCGTCAATGCTTCTCGTCTCTATCGGCCGCGCAAACGCGTCCTCGGATCCGGCCGCGTCGCCGACCCCTTTAACGTCTCCGCTGCCGGCTGCAAGCGACTCCGAACCGACGACGCCGGTTCGCGAGTGCGTTTACAAGGTCTCCTCGCTCTTGCGGCTCGATACGATTCAAGAATCCTACGGGAGCGGCGCGAACGCGGCGCTGCCCGGCGCAACCGGCTCGAGCGAGGATGACTGAACCGTCACGGTGGACGTGATGGGCAAGTTCCTTGATGGTGGGCTTGCGATAAGGATCATCGAGCGCTGGCGCGATGATCCCGTCGA from Candidatus Eremiobacteraceae bacterium includes these protein-coding regions:
- a CDS encoding cbb3-type cytochrome c oxidase subunit I; the protein is MRRENRLVLAHVYTATAALTLGGVFGLLQALSRAHWAHAPAWFDYYRMLTAHGVLMAIVFTTFFICGFAMFGVYRAMPRERSLTLSWIAYGVMLAGTLAAFWAIVTGNATVLYTFYAPLKAHPAFYIGTTVLVIGTWLVLIDIIANIIAWRKEHVGELLPLIVHGIACTFAMWFIATIGVAIEMLFMLIPWSLGWTPTINVMLSRMLFWYFGHPLVYFWIMGAYLIWYNVVPKFYNGTVFSDALTRLTFILLVLLSTPVGIHHEFTEPGISAGWKWLHTMTTYGVIVPSIMTAFAIFASFEIAARRKGRRGFFGTIAALPWSKPWFTGPAFGMLLFIFGGFGGVVNASYSMDELVHNTMWIVGHFHITVGGPVALTFIGAAYWLVPRLTGRKLWGEKLALAQTYSWFVGMAIMSTAMHWAGLLGSPRRTADVTYFGAEAARLWMPETIATAVGGSILFLSILMFVAVAIGTLFSREREEMAVEFAPVDEAAMRTPASLDKVATWAVVAVVLAILAYAGPMHELLSQHIYGAPGMRTW
- a CDS encoding cupredoxin domain-containing protein, with amino-acid sequence MKPVHKTFLALTLAVAAAIGAGTVYASAHPPIDIVASNWKFTPSTVTVPLGEATTFHLTSSGGVHGLKSDDLGIAQTTIQPGKFVDVTFTPKKAGTYKIPCSVFCGPGHPNMDLTVVVK
- a CDS encoding universal stress protein, producing MFKTILAAVDGSEASNVAQDLALRLAADQHATVVFVHAVELSKVAASFEPFSGANASLAIDAAYDDAKATLQSAEEAAKALQVPCSSKTIEDECVNAILDGAREAHADLIVIGTHGRGGVVRAVLGSVAEGVARRATTPVLIARAGAWHHP
- a CDS encoding response regulator transcription factor encodes the protein MSATVAPKKVLLVDDEAQIVEVLDRYLTDEGFIIVHAHDGLQAIEAFRSEHPDLIILDLNMPGLSGLDAFKIIREESRVPVIMLTSRVDEVDRVVGLELGADDYVTKPFSPREVAARVKAVLRRSGASADHDREQEIAVGELRISTRDHEVRVAGRAAEVTATEFRILEILAEQPGRTFTRTQLLDRVKSGELEIFDRTLDRHIANLRRKVEPEPSNPRYILTVIGVGYKMAKNP
- a CDS encoding cytochrome c oxidase subunit II; protein product: MHIHRTERIWLTAGIVTLVIFLGIIGAAALTEGIVPENHVQTIDPTKVAETPPFDNPGVHKLPNGAFEVDIIGRIFSFTPNKIVLPVGANVTFYATSPDVVHGFFIADTDINMMLVPGWVSTASHVFKKSGSYLLMCNEYCGAGHHFMSATIVVQ